Proteins encoded together in one Desulfosporosinus meridiei DSM 13257 window:
- a CDS encoding ribose-phosphate diphosphokinase, producing the protein MAAKEFKIFCGNANRPLAQEIVDYLGVPLGQAKIKRFQDGETCLAIDESVRGADIYVVQPTCYPTNDNIMELLIMIDAIRRASARRITAVMPYYGYARQERKTRARDPITAKLMANLITTAGADRVVTMDLHAPAIQGFFDIPLDHLPGVPILAEYFREKGLENLCVVSPDLGGVTRARDLAERIGASLAIIDKRRPEANVSEIMHVIGELKGKTVIMIDDIIDTAGTITQGAQALVERGAKEVYACCTHPVLSGPAVERLANSVIRELVVTNTIPLREKVIPQIKVLSVAPLLGEAIVRIHEDLSVSKLFS; encoded by the coding sequence ATGGCAGCAAAGGAATTTAAAATTTTTTGTGGGAATGCTAATCGTCCATTGGCACAAGAAATTGTAGACTATCTGGGAGTACCACTCGGTCAAGCGAAAATTAAACGTTTCCAAGACGGAGAGACATGTTTAGCTATCGATGAAAGTGTCCGAGGGGCAGATATTTATGTTGTTCAGCCAACATGTTACCCGACAAACGACAATATTATGGAATTGCTGATTATGATCGATGCTATACGCAGGGCGTCAGCACGTCGAATTACGGCAGTTATGCCTTATTATGGTTATGCACGTCAAGAGCGAAAGACTAGGGCTCGTGACCCTATTACAGCAAAGTTGATGGCGAACCTTATAACAACCGCTGGAGCAGATCGTGTTGTCACTATGGACTTACATGCTCCTGCAATTCAAGGATTCTTTGATATTCCACTCGATCACTTGCCCGGTGTGCCTATTTTGGCAGAATACTTTAGGGAGAAGGGTCTGGAAAACCTCTGTGTGGTTTCTCCGGACTTAGGTGGCGTAACTCGGGCCAGAGATTTAGCTGAACGGATTGGTGCATCACTTGCTATTATCGATAAGAGACGACCGGAAGCAAATGTTTCGGAAATCATGCATGTCATCGGAGAGTTGAAAGGTAAAACGGTTATTATGATTGATGATATTATTGATACAGCCGGAACAATCACTCAAGGAGCTCAGGCTCTGGTTGAGCGGGGAGCGAAGGAAGTCTATGCCTGTTGTACTCATCCTGTATTGTCAGGACCTGCTGTGGAACGCTTGGCTAACTCGGTTATTCGTGAACTTGTCGTGACGAATACAATACCTTTAAGGGAGAAAGTAATTCCCCAAATTAAAGTCTTGTCAGTAGCTCCATTATTAGGGGAAGCTATAGTTCGGATTCATGAAGATCTCTCAGTGAGCAAACTTTTTAGTTAA
- a CDS encoding PRC-barrel domain-containing protein, whose translation MKPSRKFLSLPIISLQEGQQLGYVKSLILNASTKSLAAIVVDPKGFFKDQRIIPYAKVVSVGDDAITISKESHVEKTSSMPELLDLVKEKLTIIGTKMVTETGKTLGTAEEYYVDPSTGKITEIEISGGKLEGFLNGKASISADYITTIGHDVIISQKGSENALTVSDKGLSNSFKNLIHTTSSLASDTTHTISHYFKKDKVKSVSQLPDTKELVIVPQAGSDLPIEEETVSEIPTPKDPQG comes from the coding sequence ATGAAACCCAGCAGAAAATTTCTATCCTTACCCATTATTTCCCTCCAAGAAGGACAGCAGCTAGGCTATGTAAAAAGCTTAATTCTTAATGCAAGCACAAAATCCCTTGCAGCAATTGTCGTAGACCCTAAGGGCTTTTTTAAGGATCAACGCATTATACCCTATGCAAAAGTCGTCAGCGTTGGCGACGATGCGATTACCATTAGTAAGGAGTCTCACGTTGAAAAAACCTCAAGTATGCCTGAGTTATTAGATTTAGTCAAGGAAAAGCTGACCATCATCGGAACAAAAATGGTCACAGAAACCGGGAAAACCCTTGGAACAGCAGAAGAGTATTATGTAGATCCAAGTACCGGTAAAATAACAGAGATTGAGATTTCTGGTGGCAAGTTAGAGGGCTTTCTTAATGGCAAGGCGTCTATTTCGGCAGATTACATTACCACTATCGGCCATGATGTTATTATAAGTCAAAAAGGAAGTGAAAATGCACTTACTGTATCAGACAAAGGCCTGAGTAATTCCTTTAAAAATCTTATTCATACAACATCCAGCCTAGCCTCCGACACCACTCATACTATCAGTCATTATTTTAAAAAAGATAAGGTTAAATCTGTCTCTCAGCTCCCCGATACTAAAGAACTGGTCATTGTTCCGCAAGCCGGCTCAGATCTGCCAATTGAGGAGGAAACTGTCTCAGAGATACCTACACCCAAAGACCCCCAGGGATAA
- the pth gene encoding aminoacyl-tRNA hydrolase, whose translation MKVIMGLGNPGVQYEETRHNIGFLLIDLIAEVHNLQFRSKFQGLVAEGQIEGERLFLLKPQTFMNLSGRSVAELIKFYKIPLDDLLIVQDDMDLPLGKLRLRDQGSAGGHNGIKSIQGELGSEKLWRLKLGVGRPPKEWDPARYVLAPFSDDESQMLDDVLERAEKASYLWIKEEYSRAMNLYHR comes from the coding sequence ATGAAGGTCATCATGGGCCTGGGAAATCCTGGCGTTCAATACGAAGAGACTCGTCATAACATCGGTTTTTTGTTGATTGATCTTATTGCAGAGGTTCATAATCTGCAATTTCGCTCTAAGTTCCAAGGATTAGTGGCAGAGGGGCAAATTGAGGGGGAACGATTATTTCTCTTAAAACCTCAAACATTTATGAATCTAAGCGGACGTTCTGTAGCTGAGCTTATTAAATTCTATAAAATTCCGCTGGATGATTTACTAATAGTACAAGATGATATGGATTTGCCTCTTGGTAAACTCCGTCTGCGTGATCAGGGTAGTGCGGGAGGACATAATGGGATTAAATCGATTCAGGGCGAACTAGGATCTGAAAAGTTATGGAGACTTAAATTGGGAGTAGGGCGTCCGCCGAAAGAGTGGGATCCTGCCCGATACGTCCTTGCTCCTTTTTCAGATGATGAATCGCAGATGTTGGATGATGTATTAGAAAGGGCTGAAAAAGCCAGCTATTTATGGATAAAAGAGGAATATAGCCGGGCTATGAATTTGTATCATCGGTAG
- the mfd gene encoding transcription-repair coupling factor, translated as MDILNTIHNYLRQGLDIKEINQSLSHREWPQMIYDLTGSQKAAFVAQVFQRSRPGLILTYSEEQAQKWVNDLRTWCSDQTILHLPTTEWLPFEILGRSKETTSERIRVLNQLSHDPKCTVVASVLAVERRLFPSSRWREFTLTFEINQRYKLSDILSLLITGGYERVETVEGQGQFALRGGILDIAPLDGWAVRVEFFDDEVDSIRTFDLGTQKSTGSMNKVSISPAMEYIITKEELGELRYAIRAEARKATGRLQRSGRREVAEHLQNKVDFLVERLEQGILDENVYPFLSLVNTPLVPFFSYLSNDHFIVLDEPLRLKEQLEFQANERLLDFTQQLENGEGIVHPESQYIAYEELLKFGEHHPLIGLSTLLRQAPGLSPKRIFNLNARPLTGFMGKTSKLVDEIVHRKDAGNVVALFVGDEDHVDRLIQGLKDRGVTAARKELQDPVEEGNVYIYPYSLDQGFELPLGKLVILTEAEIYKRESKAAGKKPNPPVPKNVFVSDLKPGDFVVHVHHGIGQFTGIERLEVGGIAKDYFGIRYAGEDRLYVPLDQLHLLQKYLGSAGETLPKLYKLGGSEWYKVKKKTRSAVKEMAIDLVKLYAQREAIKGYAFSQDNVWQNEFEDKFPYVETPDQLQSIADVKSDMMRSRPMDRLLCGDVGYGKTEVALRAAFKAVMDSKQVAVLVPTTILAQQHFNTFKERFIGYPISIEMLSRFRSQKEQKEIIKGLKDGKIDIIVGTHRILSEAVKFNDLGLLVIDEEQRFGVAHKEKLKTLKGNVDVLTLSATPIPRTLHMSLVGVRDMSVIETPPEGRYPVQTYVTEFRADVVREAIRREIQRGGQVFYVHNRVEDMDQVTRFLSELVPEARFGVAHGQMRERELEKVMLDFLEHEMDVLVSTTIIETGLDMPNANTLIIDEADHFGLSQLYQLRGRVGRSNRKAYTYLLYKPQKVLTEIAEKRLAAIREFTEYGAGFKIAMRDLEIRGAGNLIGAQQHGHLAAVGFEMYSQMLKEAVQELRGEKVEEAIEPSIELQVDAYLPDTYVADNQTKASLYQRLAMVRDEGQLSEMVDELVDRFGTPPREVEHLIEIIRIKLLAGSLKIEQIQQAKQNVSLRFLANIDFLTGEHLMSVASASPYPLSFKTMPNGNLECKIRIRTLGQEATIEAVRRVLSTFCDIASRTTP; from the coding sequence ATGGACATCTTGAATACTATTCATAACTATCTGCGACAGGGGCTCGATATTAAGGAGATTAATCAATCCTTAAGTCATAGAGAATGGCCCCAAATGATTTATGATTTAACAGGAAGTCAAAAGGCAGCGTTTGTCGCTCAGGTTTTTCAAAGATCGAGGCCGGGGTTGATTTTGACCTATTCAGAGGAGCAAGCTCAAAAGTGGGTCAATGATCTGCGGACGTGGTGTTCTGATCAGACTATTTTACATCTTCCAACTACGGAATGGCTTCCTTTCGAAATATTGGGGAGAAGCAAAGAAACTACTTCCGAAAGAATCCGCGTTTTAAACCAATTGTCACATGATCCAAAATGTACAGTAGTCGCTTCTGTCCTTGCTGTTGAACGTCGCTTGTTCCCTTCTTCACGGTGGAGAGAGTTTACTTTAACGTTTGAAATTAACCAGAGGTACAAATTGTCAGATATTCTTTCCTTACTTATTACCGGAGGATATGAACGAGTAGAGACTGTAGAAGGACAGGGGCAATTTGCCTTAAGGGGCGGGATCTTGGATATTGCCCCCTTAGATGGCTGGGCTGTACGAGTTGAGTTTTTTGATGATGAAGTGGATTCGATCCGAACCTTTGATTTAGGAACTCAAAAATCTACCGGCTCTATGAACAAGGTCTCAATTTCTCCTGCTATGGAATACATCATTACTAAGGAAGAGTTAGGAGAACTCCGTTATGCCATTCGGGCTGAGGCTCGCAAAGCCACTGGACGACTCCAGCGCTCAGGGCGAAGAGAAGTCGCTGAGCACCTACAAAACAAAGTTGATTTCTTAGTGGAACGCCTTGAACAAGGGATTCTGGATGAAAATGTTTATCCATTTTTAAGTTTAGTCAATACACCACTCGTTCCCTTTTTCTCATATCTTTCCAATGACCATTTTATTGTACTTGATGAGCCTCTGCGTCTAAAAGAACAGTTGGAGTTTCAAGCCAATGAGCGTTTATTGGATTTTACCCAGCAATTGGAAAACGGCGAAGGAATTGTTCACCCAGAGTCACAATATATTGCTTACGAGGAACTATTGAAATTTGGCGAACATCACCCCTTGATCGGACTTTCTACTCTCCTGAGGCAGGCGCCTGGGCTTTCGCCCAAGCGAATTTTTAACCTTAATGCTCGACCTCTAACAGGTTTTATGGGGAAAACAAGTAAATTGGTTGATGAGATTGTACATCGCAAGGATGCAGGGAACGTGGTTGCGCTATTTGTTGGAGATGAGGATCATGTTGACCGGTTGATTCAAGGCCTGAAGGATAGAGGAGTAACTGCAGCTCGTAAAGAGCTACAGGATCCGGTTGAGGAAGGAAATGTCTATATCTATCCATATTCTCTTGATCAGGGCTTCGAGTTGCCTTTGGGGAAACTTGTTATTCTGACCGAAGCAGAAATCTACAAACGAGAGAGTAAGGCTGCCGGCAAAAAACCAAACCCACCGGTTCCGAAGAATGTTTTTGTATCGGATCTTAAGCCCGGAGACTTTGTAGTTCATGTTCATCATGGAATAGGTCAATTTACAGGTATTGAACGGTTAGAAGTGGGTGGCATTGCCAAAGACTATTTTGGGATTCGTTATGCTGGGGAAGACCGGCTTTATGTTCCTTTAGATCAACTCCATCTCCTTCAGAAGTATTTGGGGAGTGCTGGGGAAACTTTGCCGAAGCTTTACAAACTTGGCGGTTCAGAATGGTATAAAGTCAAGAAGAAGACCAGAAGTGCTGTCAAGGAAATGGCTATTGATCTGGTAAAGCTATATGCGCAGAGAGAAGCTATTAAAGGTTATGCCTTTTCCCAGGATAATGTCTGGCAAAATGAATTTGAGGATAAGTTTCCCTACGTTGAAACTCCAGATCAACTTCAGAGTATTGCCGACGTCAAGTCGGATATGATGCGTTCACGACCTATGGATCGGTTGCTTTGTGGAGATGTTGGCTACGGAAAAACAGAAGTTGCTCTTCGGGCAGCCTTTAAGGCTGTGATGGATAGCAAACAAGTAGCAGTACTTGTTCCTACCACAATTCTTGCTCAACAACATTTCAATACCTTTAAAGAACGCTTTATTGGGTATCCGATAAGTATAGAGATGCTAAGCCGTTTTCGTTCCCAGAAGGAACAAAAGGAAATAATTAAGGGACTTAAAGATGGGAAGATTGACATAATAGTGGGGACGCATCGTATCCTTTCAGAAGCTGTCAAATTCAATGATTTAGGGTTATTGGTTATCGACGAGGAGCAACGTTTTGGCGTTGCACACAAAGAAAAACTTAAAACCCTTAAAGGAAATGTAGACGTGTTGACTTTATCGGCAACTCCAATCCCCAGAACACTGCATATGTCCCTCGTGGGAGTTCGGGATATGAGTGTTATCGAGACCCCGCCGGAAGGGCGTTATCCCGTTCAAACCTATGTTACTGAATTTAGAGCTGATGTGGTACGGGAGGCAATTCGTCGTGAAATCCAACGCGGAGGACAGGTCTTCTATGTGCATAACCGAGTTGAGGATATGGATCAAGTTACACGTTTCTTGAGTGAATTAGTGCCTGAAGCGAGGTTTGGAGTAGCCCATGGGCAAATGCGCGAAAGAGAATTAGAAAAAGTTATGCTGGATTTTCTAGAACATGAAATGGATGTCTTGGTATCCACAACAATTATTGAAACAGGGCTGGATATGCCTAACGCCAATACTTTGATTATTGATGAGGCAGATCATTTTGGATTATCTCAACTTTATCAACTGCGAGGGAGGGTCGGACGGTCTAATCGTAAAGCTTATACTTATCTTTTGTATAAGCCTCAAAAGGTTCTTACAGAAATTGCCGAAAAACGCTTGGCTGCTATACGTGAGTTCACAGAATATGGAGCAGGTTTTAAGATAGCGATGCGAGATTTAGAAATTCGGGGTGCTGGGAATTTAATTGGTGCTCAGCAGCACGGGCATTTGGCTGCTGTAGGATTTGAAATGTACAGTCAGATGTTAAAAGAAGCAGTTCAGGAACTTCGTGGGGAGAAAGTTGAAGAGGCCATAGAACCTAGCATTGAACTGCAAGTGGATGCTTATTTACCTGATACCTATGTTGCGGATAATCAAACCAAAGCATCACTGTATCAACGCTTAGCTATGGTGCGTGATGAGGGGCAACTTAGTGAGATGGTGGATGAACTGGTCGATCGTTTTGGAACCCCTCCCCGAGAAGTGGAACACCTTATTGAAATTATTCGAATAAAATTATTGGCTGGTTCGTTGAAAATCGAGCAAATCCAGCAGGCCAAACAAAACGTTAGTCTGCGTTTCTTAGCTAATATTGACTTCTTGACCGGTGAACATCTGATGTCCGTGGCGTCAGCATCCCCTTATCCATTGTCGTTTAAAACTATGCCTAATGGAAATTTAGAGTGCAAGATACGTATTCGAACCCTTGGTCAAGAAGCAACCATAGAGGCAGTTCGCCGGGTGCTCTCGACATTTTGCGACATTGCTTCAAGGACAACTCCTTGA
- a CDS encoding peptidylprolyl isomerase: MRRSRVGLIYGVLALMLVTTGCSSLVGGKWAVKVNESPILVKDYDARVEEAQKIYEKQGMKFDTDQGKQALPQIKSQLLDRMVEGELMAQEVKKLALNPEDEKVKEQEETIKKNMGDEATFQDTLKQQGMAETELRNFLAVYGKITNDVTVSDADIKSFYDQNIAYYSQPESVKARHILVKTEDEAKAIIAQLDTGVNFEELAKEKSIEPGAKESGGDLGSFTKGKMVPEFETAAFAQKVGTYSTTPVKTEFGYHIIKVEAHTPAAAPEYEKVKGQVGQDALNQAKDAKFQTYFDDLRKNAKIEYSQGYKPIS; encoded by the coding sequence ATGAGAAGGTCCCGTGTTGGGTTGATTTATGGAGTGCTGGCATTGATGCTTGTGACCACGGGGTGCTCTTCGCTGGTTGGAGGAAAATGGGCAGTTAAAGTTAACGAAAGTCCAATCTTAGTGAAAGATTATGATGCTCGTGTTGAAGAGGCCCAAAAAATTTATGAAAAACAGGGTATGAAATTCGACACTGACCAAGGAAAACAAGCATTACCCCAGATCAAGAGTCAATTGTTAGATCGTATGGTTGAAGGGGAGCTAATGGCCCAAGAGGTTAAAAAGCTTGCCCTTAATCCAGAGGATGAAAAAGTAAAAGAGCAAGAGGAAACTATTAAAAAGAACATGGGTGATGAAGCAACATTTCAAGATACTCTTAAACAACAAGGAATGGCAGAAACCGAATTACGAAACTTCTTGGCAGTTTACGGAAAAATTACCAATGATGTTACAGTGAGTGATGCGGATATCAAATCTTTTTATGATCAAAATATTGCCTATTACAGTCAACCTGAAAGTGTAAAGGCTCGGCATATTCTAGTTAAGACTGAAGATGAAGCCAAAGCAATCATCGCTCAATTAGATACGGGCGTTAATTTCGAAGAGCTTGCTAAAGAAAAGTCCATTGAACCAGGGGCTAAAGAGTCTGGCGGGGATTTGGGATCTTTTACAAAGGGAAAAATGGTTCCTGAATTTGAAACTGCGGCTTTTGCTCAAAAAGTAGGAACCTATTCAACAACACCTGTGAAAACCGAATTTGGGTATCATATAATTAAAGTTGAAGCTCATACACCTGCAGCGGCTCCAGAATACGAAAAGGTGAAGGGTCAAGTAGGACAGGACGCTTTGAACCAAGCTAAAGACGCAAAGTTTCAGACCTATTTTGACGATCTTCGAAAAAATGCAAAAATAGAGTATTCTCAAGGATATAAGCCAATAAGCTAG
- the spoVT gene encoding stage V sporulation protein T, with product MKATGIVRRIDDLGRVVIPKEIRRTLRIREGDPLEIFVDREGEVILKKYSPIRELGEFAKEYADSLFEATGHITCITDRDTIIAVAGASKKEYLNKAIGPAVEQAMEERKTVQIGIAGEHASCKTCPDNEDEECKVTSEVVAPIITQGDPIGAVILMSKDANMKMGDLEVKLVETAAGFLAKQMEQ from the coding sequence ATGAAAGCAACAGGTATAGTAAGAAGAATCGATGACCTCGGTCGTGTCGTTATACCAAAAGAAATTCGTCGGACTCTTCGTATTCGAGAAGGAGATCCGTTAGAGATTTTTGTTGATCGGGAAGGTGAAGTAATATTAAAAAAATATTCCCCTATCCGCGAATTGGGAGAGTTTGCCAAAGAATATGCAGACTCATTATTTGAGGCGACGGGGCATATAACCTGTATTACCGACCGAGATACAATTATCGCTGTCGCTGGGGCATCAAAGAAAGAGTATCTGAATAAAGCCATTGGCCCGGCAGTAGAACAGGCAATGGAAGAAAGAAAGACTGTACAAATAGGTATAGCAGGAGAACATGCCTCTTGTAAAACTTGCCCGGATAATGAGGATGAGGAATGCAAAGTTACCAGTGAAGTAGTCGCACCAATTATTACCCAAGGAGATCCAATTGGTGCAGTGATTCTAATGTCCAAAGATGCTAACATGAAGATGGGTGACTTGGAAGTTAAATTGGTAGAAACCGCAGCCGGATTTTTAGCCAAACAAATGGAACAATAA
- the mazG gene encoding nucleoside triphosphate pyrophosphohydrolase gives MSSCLHVIGLGPAGLEQLTLGNYRRICSANKVFARTAQHPCVQELMAEGVCIESFDEVYAKENTFEEVYETIIEHLRQELSKSPEVIYTVPGHPMVAEKTVQLIEERLAQEYDVVIHPAMSFVDEIFRVLKFDPIDGVSIINYSALKDFEHTGREWLIVPQVYNKLIASEVKLDLMEVYPDEAWVYVVQALGTAYEHIDRLPLYEMDHGEYDHLTTIVLPPNTEVTSFNRLAKVMRTLCSEGGCAWDREQTHESLKKYLIEESYEVIDAIEKQDMYNLCEELGDLLLQVVFHAQIATEAGTFGLKDVLREVIQKMIRRHPHVFGEERAETADDVIVTWDKIKLKEKQSENRKESDFFSDPKGLPALMWATSTQRRVGKIGFDWSDIEGPWAKVLEELKELENALADEVGIREEFGDLLFAIVNLSRFLKLDAEEVLRDTIHKFQRRFLKMVELSKDNGIEFELLSLEQMDVFWEKAKSQEKSGNME, from the coding sequence ATGTCTTCGTGTCTTCATGTTATTGGGTTAGGCCCGGCTGGGCTAGAGCAGTTAACCCTTGGAAACTATCGACGTATCTGTAGTGCGAATAAAGTCTTTGCGCGCACAGCTCAGCATCCTTGTGTGCAAGAGTTAATGGCAGAAGGGGTATGTATAGAATCATTTGATGAAGTCTATGCAAAAGAAAATACTTTTGAGGAAGTCTATGAAACGATAATTGAGCATCTTCGCCAGGAATTAAGTAAAAGCCCTGAGGTTATCTATACGGTACCCGGACATCCCATGGTTGCGGAAAAGACTGTACAACTAATTGAAGAAAGGCTTGCGCAAGAGTATGATGTAGTAATCCACCCAGCTATGAGTTTTGTGGATGAGATTTTTAGGGTTTTGAAATTCGACCCAATCGATGGAGTCTCAATAATAAACTATAGTGCCCTTAAGGACTTCGAACATACAGGGCGGGAGTGGCTGATTGTTCCCCAAGTGTATAATAAATTAATTGCTTCTGAGGTCAAATTGGATCTTATGGAAGTCTATCCTGATGAAGCTTGGGTTTATGTTGTCCAAGCCTTAGGAACAGCCTACGAGCATATTGACAGGCTTCCGCTTTATGAAATGGATCATGGAGAATATGACCATTTGACAACAATTGTTTTACCCCCAAATACAGAGGTCACTTCTTTTAATAGGTTGGCTAAAGTAATGAGGACTTTGTGTTCGGAAGGAGGTTGTGCATGGGATAGAGAACAAACCCATGAGTCATTAAAGAAATACTTAATTGAAGAAAGTTATGAAGTTATCGATGCTATTGAGAAACAAGATATGTATAATTTGTGTGAAGAGTTGGGAGACTTACTATTGCAAGTAGTTTTTCATGCTCAGATTGCCACTGAAGCAGGTACCTTTGGACTTAAAGATGTTTTGAGAGAAGTTATTCAAAAAATGATTCGTAGGCATCCTCATGTTTTTGGAGAGGAAAGGGCAGAGACCGCGGATGACGTCATTGTCACTTGGGATAAAATCAAATTAAAGGAGAAACAGAGCGAGAACCGTAAGGAGTCTGACTTCTTTAGTGATCCTAAAGGTTTACCGGCTCTTATGTGGGCGACTTCTACACAACGCAGAGTAGGAAAAATAGGATTTGATTGGTCAGATATAGAAGGCCCTTGGGCTAAAGTGCTGGAGGAATTAAAAGAGCTAGAGAATGCCTTAGCTGATGAGGTTGGAATTCGTGAAGAGTTCGGTGATTTGTTGTTTGCAATCGTTAATCTTTCGAGGTTTTTAAAGCTTGATGCTGAAGAAGTTTTGCGGGATACAATACATAAGTTCCAGAGACGTTTTTTAAAAATGGTTGAGTTAAGCAAAGACAATGGGATTGAATTTGAGCTTCTTTCTCTTGAACAGATGGATGTTTTCTGGGAAAAGGCAAAATCCCAAGAAAAAAGTGGTAATATGGAGTAA
- a CDS encoding HU family DNA-binding protein, whose protein sequence is MNKAELVSAVAEKADMSKKDAEKAVKAVFEVIEESLAQSEKVQLVGFGTFEVKERAARTGRNPQTKEEIQIPAAKVPGFKAGKALKDAVQK, encoded by the coding sequence TTGAATAAGGCTGAATTAGTTAGCGCAGTTGCAGAGAAAGCTGACATGTCCAAGAAGGATGCAGAGAAAGCAGTAAAAGCTGTTTTTGAAGTGATTGAGGAATCGTTGGCACAAAGTGAAAAAGTCCAACTAGTTGGATTCGGTACTTTCGAAGTTAAAGAACGTGCAGCACGGACAGGGAGAAACCCACAAACCAAGGAAGAAATTCAAATCCCTGCTGCAAAGGTGCCTGGTTTCAAGGCAGGAAAAGCTCTCAAGGACGCAGTACAGAAATAA
- a CDS encoding RNA-binding S4 domain-containing protein, which produces MRIDKYLKVSRLIKRRTVAKDVCVGEKISINGRLAKPSAEVKIGDRIVLEFANRVIEVQVLSTPNSVKANEAQTLYELIRDERRTES; this is translated from the coding sequence ATGCGTATTGACAAATATCTGAAAGTATCTAGACTAATAAAACGCCGGACGGTAGCTAAGGACGTCTGTGTTGGTGAAAAAATTTCAATTAACGGAAGGCTTGCTAAGCCCTCGGCAGAGGTCAAAATAGGGGATCGAATAGTTTTAGAGTTTGCTAATCGAGTGATTGAAGTTCAAGTATTGTCAACTCCGAACAGTGTTAAAGCTAACGAAGCACAGACGCTCTACGAATTGATTCGAGATGAACGAAGGACAGAGTCTTAA
- the yabP gene encoding sporulation protein YabP, with the protein MVEKAAKGHRLVMENRELLELSGIRKVQSFDPKEIILETELGILSVKGDQLGIKLLNLEEGLVDLQGSVGALIYHRSPGNASRRGFLNRVFR; encoded by the coding sequence ATGGTCGAAAAAGCTGCCAAAGGGCATCGCCTTGTCATGGAGAACCGAGAACTTCTCGAATTGTCGGGGATCCGAAAGGTTCAGTCCTTTGACCCCAAGGAAATTATTCTGGAAACCGAACTTGGGATCTTAAGTGTCAAAGGGGATCAGTTAGGCATTAAGTTGCTTAATCTTGAAGAAGGTTTAGTAGATCTTCAGGGGTCGGTGGGTGCTTTAATCTATCATCGAAGTCCGGGGAATGCTTCACGTCGTGGATTTTTGAACAGAGTATTTCGTTGA
- the yabQ gene encoding spore cortex biosynthesis protein YabQ, with protein MSEFETFFWVIFAGAAVGLVFDFYRSFRRWQNWGQILTFFGDVTFSLIAMVILFYYFERANALDFRMYIIWGSLLGLGLYLKVLSRFALRAFFGFYRFIAFLVELIHRGIRIPIRGLVLIMRPPFAILQWLSLLLFRIGEVIFFKRVVNTKIKLREWLKSLLPPRTNG; from the coding sequence ATCTCAGAATTCGAAACATTTTTTTGGGTAATCTTCGCTGGCGCGGCTGTGGGATTAGTTTTTGACTTTTACCGTTCTTTTCGTCGCTGGCAAAACTGGGGGCAAATCTTAACATTTTTCGGGGACGTAACTTTTTCACTAATAGCGATGGTGATACTATTTTACTATTTTGAAAGAGCTAATGCCCTTGACTTCCGCATGTATATTATTTGGGGGAGTTTGCTGGGCTTAGGGTTGTACTTGAAAGTTTTAAGCCGGTTTGCCTTGAGAGCTTTCTTTGGATTCTATAGATTTATAGCATTTCTCGTGGAGCTTATCCATAGAGGCATTAGGATTCCTATTCGTGGCTTAGTACTGATTATGCGACCACCCTTCGCTATTTTACAATGGTTAAGTTTGCTTCTTTTTAGAATTGGAGAAGTTATCTTTTTTAAGAGAGTTGTAAACACGAAAATCAAACTGCGGGAATGGTTGAAGAGTCTGTTACCCCCACGAACAAATGGCTAA
- a CDS encoding sigma factor-like helix-turn-helix DNA-binding protein has product MQLEIRGLEKLSFRERQAVILKESGKSLEDIAKRLHLSQSSVATLLTRARSKGYEIVCIIPGTELGLGGEELDEEGSSED; this is encoded by the coding sequence GTGCAACTAGAAATTAGGGGTTTAGAGAAACTTAGTTTTCGGGAACGCCAAGCAGTAATTCTCAAAGAAAGTGGAAAATCTTTAGAGGACATTGCTAAGCGCCTTCATCTTAGTCAGAGCTCAGTTGCTACGTTATTAACTCGGGCAAGAAGTAAGGGGTACGAAATTGTATGTATTATTCCAGGTACGGAACTTGGGTTAGGAGGAGAGGAATTAGATGAAGAGGGCTCGTCGGAAGATTAA